TTATGTCTCGGCCATGCAGTGCAACCAGGGTTGGGGCATGGCCTGCGAGCGGCTGGCCGGTATTGAGGTGCCCCGGCGGGGCGAGTTCTGCCGGGTGATCGCCTGCGAGTTGGGTCGGATGGCCAGCCATCTGCTCTCGGTCGGCACGATGGTCATGGATATCGGCGGCTATACGCCCTTTTTGCACGCCATCCGTGAGCGGGAGAAGATTAATAACCTGCTGGAAGAGCTGTGCGGCGCGCGCCTCACTTTCAACTATATGCGGGTCGGTGGCGTGGCCTGGGATTTGCCGCCGAATTATGCCGACACCGTCCTCGCTTTTCTGGATCAGTTCGAGCCGTTGGTTGACGAATACAACGACCTCATTTCGTACAACAAGATTTACGTCGAACGGCTGGCCAATGTGGCTGTGGTCAGCCAACACGAAGCCATCAATTACAACCTGGTCGGACCCAATCTGCGCGCCTGTGGCATCAAGTATGACGTGCGGCGCGATGAGCCGTATTCGATCTATCCTGAGCTGGATTTCGATATTCCAACCGGCACCGGCGAGATGGGCCAGCAGGGCGACTGCTTTGACCGCTATATGACTCGCATCCGGGAACTCAAGGAATGCTGCAAAATTGTGCGCCAGTGTCTGGCGATGATCCCCGACGGGCCGGTGCTGGCAAGAGTCCCGCGCAAGCTCAAGCCGCCGGCCGGCGATGTCTATGTGCGGGTCGAAGGCTCGCGGGGTGACATGGGCTGGTATGTGGTCAGTGACGGGACCGAGTTCCCGTACCGGACCAAGATTCGAACCGGCTCGTTCTCGGCCATGAGTATTGTCGATAAAGTCAGCCAGGGCCTGATGATCGCCGACCTGATTGCCCTGATTGCCAGCTTTGATGTGGTCGCACCGGAGGTCGACCGCTAGCCGCTCGCTTGGCGAGCTAGACAAAAGTGGACGAGTAAGGTAGGCACAGCGACGCTATGCAAGGACTCTTCGACCGACTGATGGCCAACGGGTGGTTTGCCGGGGTGCCGGCAGACGTGGTGTATGCCGCAGGCATGCTGGCCTTTGGTCTGGTGCTGGTGTTTGGCTTTGTGATGCCGATGGTGCCGATCACGGTCTGGCTTGAGCGGCGGGTGTGGTCGCGTATTCAGTCACGCATCGGACCGAACCGTGTCGGCCCCCAAGGCGTGTTGCAGGGTATTGCCGACGGGGCCAAGAACATTCTGAAGGAAGATATTGTTCCTGACGCGGCCGACCGTCCCCTGTTTCTGTTTGCCCCCTATCTGCTGGTGTGGGGCTTTATCGCGACCTTTGTGGTCGTGCCCTTCAGCAGCAGTCTGATTATTGCCGATCTGAACGTGGGTATCCTGTATCTGACGGCCATGACCGCCCTGTCGGTGGTGGGCGTACTGATGGCGGGCTGGGCATCGAACAACAAATGGTCGCTGCTGGGCGGGATTCGGTCTGCNNNNNNNNNNNNNNNNNNNNNNNNNNNNNNNNNNNNNNNNNNNNNNNNNNNNNNNNNNNNNNNNNNNNNNNNNNNNNATCCAGCAGCAGGGCTGGGCTCCGTGGGACTGGTACGCGTTTCATAACCCGTTCACCTTTATCGCGGCCCTGATCTTCTATGTGTCGGCTCTGGCCGAGGCCAACCGCACC
The Desulfurellaceae bacterium DNA segment above includes these coding regions:
- a CDS encoding NADH-quinone oxidoreductase subunit D; the protein is MSLAGYEVEVQRGEGLATEEMTLNMGPQHPSTHGVLRFVVKADGEVMRTAIPDIGYLHRSIEKISEKVGYHGFMPYTDRVDYVSAMQCNQGWGMACERLAGIEVPRRGEFCRVIACELGRMASHLLSVGTMVMDIGGYTPFLHAIREREKINNLLEELCGARLTFNYMRVGGVAWDLPPNYADTVLAFLDQFEPLVDEYNDLISYNKIYVERLANVAVVSQHEAINYNLVGPNLRACGIKYDVRRDEPYSIYPELDFDIPTGTGEMGQQGDCFDRYMTRIRELKECCKIVRQCLAMIPDGPVLARVPRKLKPPAGDVYVRVEGSRGDMGWYVVSDGTEFPYRTKIRTGSFSAMSIVDKVSQGLMIADLIALIASFDVVAPEVDR
- a CDS encoding NADH-quinone oxidoreductase subunit H encodes the protein MQGLFDRLMANGWFAGVPADVVYAAGMLAFGLVLVFGFVMPMVPITVWLERRVWSRIQSRIGPNRVGPQGVLQGIADGAKNILKEDIVPDAADRPLFLFAPYLLVWGFIATFVVVPFSSSLIIADLNVGILYLTAMTALSVVGVLMAGWASNNKWSLLGGIRSA